The DNA sequence TACCGGCACCGATTATTACGATTCTTTTTCTTTTCGTACTGGGGGAAGGCGCAGAATTTCTGTTTGACAATTTTTAAACGATTGCTTCTGAACTGGGATGGCTTCGGCTTTTGTGGCAATAGCGAATCAGCGATGCGCTGCAACGATGAATCCTGTTAAGCCCGCAAGCAACAATTGAAAACCAGTTTGATAGAATAGCATGAGAAAAGGCTGGCAGAGTGCAATCAAACCGAGCGCAATTAAACCGATAGAGATACGTTCACACAAAGTCTTCTGCGAAAACACAATCGAAAACACAATTATTCCCGGTAGAAGCAGATGCAAGGCGGTCCCACCGAGTGATGAAAAAAAAGGCTGATAAAGGAAGACAATGCCAATACACGCCAGAAGTGCTGAACCGATAGTTGCTGTTTGCTTTGCCGCGGTTGTCATACCAAACGCAATAGCACAGGCAAACAGAATGTGAAATGCCGAACCTGACAAAATTGATGGAACAGGTAGATAGAGAAAACCGAGTCCAACTGCCAAGCCGATACTGGATATAACTGCTATTCGCTGCTTGTCCTCGAAAGAGGTTCCAACTAAAATCGCGGCAATACTCAACAGCACCAGCGCGATGCCTTTGAGCAAAATAGCGTTTTGAGCGATAATAGTTGGAACCATCGAGATGCTTGGTACATAGAGAAAGGCAATACCAAACAGGAAGAACCCAGTCGCAAGGAACTGATTCCGTTTTTCTTTTTCCATAGCGATACTTTGATAACCTGCGAACGTTCTAACTTAGCGGTATTCGCCGAGGTGTCTCAATCCTTCCGTTTCAGCAGGCGGCTCACCCAAGTTTTAGATTGCTCCTCACTCAATTGATTTGTCAGTTCGTTCACTTGCGCAGACAAATCCCCCCGCTCGTCTTGGAAAGATGTAATCTTTTCCCGGAGTTGCTCATTTTCGACGATAAGTGCTTGATTCTCTGCTTCCAATTTGTCGCATGTTTCTTGTAGGTGCGTGATATGAAAAACCTGGCAACTCAGATTTTCAATAATATCGTCTGTTGGGATATTATAGGCGAGTTTCTTTATCAGCATTGCGAGTCCATCAACACGTAATTGAATTTGTGGCTTCGGCGGGGCACCTGGTTTGTCAGGAGGAGCAGAAACGACTCGGATATAGGATTCAATATCTATATCTCTCCGTTCCAAGGTTCGGGTGATGATGTCCTCTTCCACACCTATGATTTCGGCGATTTTGGAAGGATTCATATAGAGGTCCATTCCCAAGTTTCCTAACCAGTCTCTTCTGATAAAAAATTAATAATATAATATCTATAATACGACTACGCGATAAAAAGAGAACTAAAGATAGCGTAACAGATATCCAATTATTTAGCAAGTTAAAATGTGGCGCGCAGACAGCGCGCCAATAAAAAGAATTGACAATACAAACACGAAACCTGCACTTATCAAACATTTCGGTTGTAAAAAAACCCTATTGCTTTAGCTGGGGAATACACAACCGTCCTTGTGTGTTAGACCACAGCATGGCGCATGAAAAAACCTGACAAATATAGTAAAATTGTGGTATAATATTCTTACATCGTGGCGGTGGAGACGATACTCCTGCTTAGGAGTACCACCGCACCGAATCGTCTCGGTCTCACGATGTAAAGGAAACACGATGTATACCACACTTTACAAACTCTTTCGTGCGCCACGCAATCGCAATCTGAAGCGAAAGACGTGGATCGCACACACAATATGGAACTACTTTCTGGGTTGGCAACGCACGCGATATGCTCTTGGGCTGCCGTATCTCTCCTACAAAGAAATGTCTCGTGAGTTTACGATTCTGCGTAAGTCGCATCCAGATATGTTTGCACACTGGCGTGAGTTAGATTCTTGGGCAGCACGTCAAGTTCTCAAACGTCTCGATGAAGGTTACCAGCGGCTCTTTAAGAAAATCGCGAAACGTCCGCCAAAGTTCAGATCGTTTCGTAAACCATACTCGTTTACGATGTGTCCATCTGGATACAAGTTTGCAGACCCTGTAGCAGGCGACAAAGGGTTTGGAATCTACAATGACCACGTGACGATCATGGGAAGGACATATCGGTTTAATCTGAGTCGCCCTATTTTTGGCAATATCAAAACTGTTACAATCAAAGAAGATGCACTTGGCGATTTTTACATGTCTGTTGTTACCAATCACGTTCAGTCCCATATCAAACCAATGACGGGTCATGCTGCTGGGTTTGATATGGGAATCAAAACAATGCTGACATGTTCTAACGGCAGACCATATGAATCGCCTCATTTTTACACCGAATCTGTAAATGAAGTAAGAACCGCCAATCGTCAATTGTCCACAAAACAGCGTGGAAGCCAGAATAGAGAACGCGCAAGACAACACCACGCACGCATGCACCGCAAGGTTGCAAGGCAACGTGAGGATCACCATTGGAAACTCGCCCTTGAACTTGTGCGTAGGTTTGATGTGCTGTTCTTTGAAACGCTGAACCTTGACGGCATGAAAAGACTTTGGGGGCGCAAGGTCTCTGATATAGGCTTCTACGCATTCTTGGAAAAAGTGAAGTGGCAAGCAAAGAAACGTGGCAAGCGTGTTGAATGCATTGATCAATGGCAACCGACAACTCCTATTTGCCACGTTTGCGATACATGTGTTTCTCTTGAATTGAGTGATAGAACATGGACGTGTGAACATTGTAACACCCATCACGACCGCGATATTAACGCAGCCATTAACATTCTTAAGGTTGGGGCATCAACCTTTGGATTAGAGAACGTTAGACTTGCAATCGCAAGCTGTCCTTAATGATACCAGAATCTCCCATGCTTTAGCAGGGAGAGTATGTCAAGAAATCCCGTCCCAATACTTCCACATATCGTCGGGGGTCTCAAACTTGATTTGGTCCAAATCTTTCCGACGGTATCTACCGATGAGCGCGATTCTGACCCGACGCCCACAGTTCGGACCGGCGGTATGGCTCATCTGGTGATGCCAGAAGCAGACATCGCCCGCCTCACCTGTGAATTCATAACTCGGTCCTAAATCGAACGGGGCAACACCACCGGGGAGACTATCTAAGTCGTGGTGTCTGAAATATTCCGCCCAAATTCGATGGCTACCGGGCCAGACCGTGAACCCACCACCCTGTTTTTCAACTGTGTCGAGATAAGCGGTCGCGCCGAGTGTGAAGGAACCGACAACGCCTTTCGGTACACCGTTCGTCGGCGTGTGGTAACCGTCAAGATGTCCGCGTGGCTCGCGCCACTCTCTGTCTGGATCCGGGAAATTGATGTGTGGTCCCGCACCACCGCCTGTATTCAACCTATCCTTGCCAACAAGCTCCTCGCCCATAGCGAAAACGCGGTTTCCGTATATTGTGCCACGAATAACATCTTCACCACCGACAGGAACAGTGCGATACCCCTTACGGATCCAAGACACTGGATCGTTTCTATCCTCGTCAAGAGACTCCCAAATCTTATCAAGCGCAGTGTCAACTACTTCTGGCTCTACTGCACCCCGCACAACCAGATAGCCGTTTTCTTTAAAGAACGCTTTATCTTCCGCTGTTAAGTACGCCATAGTTCGGTTTCTCCTATAGTTCTCGGCAACCTTTACGCGCGAACCTCAAATCCGTTCTCTTCTCGCGCTTTCTGGTAAGGTGTTTCTTCCAAGTTCAACCCGAAGCCGGGATCCTCAGGCACATTCACATAACCGTTTGAGATGGAATATCCAGAATCGTCTAAGCCGGGTGTGGTCGCGTGATCCCATTCAACGAACTCAAATCGTTCAACCTTTGCTGAAAGATGGCACGATACGTAATTCCCGTAGTGACCACCATAATGATGCGGTGCCGTGCCGACATCAGAGGCATCTAATTCAGGACCAAGTTCAAGCCAACGTGAGAAACCCGGATAGAAAATATCGTATTGAACGATGTCAATAAGACCGTCTTTCGCCCAGTCCACAAGATGTGGGGATGCCCCCCCCTCGCCATCAGCGATGCGAGTCTCTAACCCCTCAGCGTTCAACCATTCTTTCAGGATACCGTAGACCCGTGCATCTTCATGGAACGCCTCTTCCATCCAATAAACGTTTGCGTCGGCGGCACCGCCCAATACCTGCTTGGTGAGATTGAGGTTATAACCGTTATTTGCATCTATCAAAATTGTAGCATCGGTACCAACAGCCTCGCGCACGGCACGGATGACATCAATATCCCGTTGTGTCCCTTTGTCGAGTGGCATGTGCATCGCACCCCGTCCGACCTTGATTTTATAGGCGTTATGTCCACGCGCCCTTCCCTCCAACGCCTCAGAAGCGATAAGTGTCGCAGCTTCAGCATTGTCGTTAAGATGTAAATCATCAATGTAGAGTGAGGTATCATAGCACGGTGCGCGAAACGCGCCATTCTCGCCAGAAAGCATCGCATAGACTGGTTTTTGTGCTAATTTTCCTACGAGATCCCAGATCGGGTACTCCAGGATTCTGAACGCCTCGGTGACACCGCTTTCTGCGTCAAATGCTTCACTGAGTTGAAATCCGACGATAGCCGCTGCTTTTTCAGGCGAAATCGGGGAGAACCCGAAGCCACTAACCCCATCTGTTGTGGTTATCCGCGCAATAGGCGGACGAACATGCAATCCGTGTTCACCTAACCTTGAATTGCATCCAGCTTTCCGGGGACGTTCGCCTGTCAAACGTGCCCATTCAATTCGTTCAATTCTTACATTTTCCAATTAACGACCTCCGTAAATATATGTGAATTGAGCAGTCCCGCTTCTAATCCGTTACCGGTGAGATTTGGAGATTCACCAGTAGTAGCGTATTATAGAGTAGGTCTGAAAAATATGCGAACATTCGTAGCATAAACTATCAGTGTGTGCAGCGGTGGTACGCAAACTAACAGTTTACGCTACAATAGGGTGCCCAAGCAATTGTGGACTTTATATAAATGATACAAGAAACCTACAAATCGGGTCTGAAGGGAGATATATGACGTTGTTAGAATAGGGACTACAATTGGGTTTCAAGCAAGGCGATGCTATCTGGATCTAAACGATGATAGTTCTCAATCTCGTAGCGATTACCATCGGCATCTTTGATAAGAACCCTTCCATTCTCAAGAGAGACGACATCATATCGAGTACGCATACCAAAGGTAACGGGACCGCGGTTTGTCTCCACGACCCACTGTGTGACACCAAATTCTCCATCCAAACTGTGAATTTTGGTAATCTTCGGCAAAAAGTACCGTTTTTGCAACTCCGACCTGAGAACCTTCTCCGACTCTCGCGGTAGCTGCTTGATGTCTTGAATAATACCAATCTCTTTCTCTTCGCTGTCTAACAGTGAAATATATTTATTAGAATCGGTGAGGGGGAAGGAGCGGATTGCTTCCACATTTGTGTAAGTCGTACCATCAGGAAGTTCAACAGTGAGTTCTTCAAATGAATTTCGTGCGATTTTGATTTTGGCAGCCTCAAGGAATTCCACCTCATCGGTAATCTTTATAGCTTCCTGCATTACGTAGCTCCTCCTTCTTTGATATCAAGGAAGGTGTTTCTGGTGTGCGCTTTCAATTCGCACACCAGAACAATACACTTACCTATAAGGCACGAATCTTTGACAATTCCATCTGTTTTTCGCACAAACCCGCATAAGTCCCATCTTTAGCAAGAAGTTCTTCATGCGTGCCGATTTCATCAACCTTCCCATCTTTCAGCACAACCAATCGGTCGGCATATTTGAGTGTGGAAAGTCGATGGGCGATAGCAAATACGGTACGACCCCGGATGAGCCGTTCTAACGCTTCCTGAATATTCGATTCAGTTTCCGTGTCCACAGACGATGTCGCTTCGTCCAAGATAAGAATTCTCGGATTTTTCAGGATTGCGCGGGCGATAGAAATCCGCTGCCGTTCGCCACCAGATACACGAGCCCCTCGTTCGCCGACCATCGTATCGTAGCCATCGGGGAACTTGACGATAAACTCATGTGCATTTGCTGCTTTCGCCGCGGCAATAATCTCATGCCGAGTCGCACCCGGTTTCGAATAACCAATATTTTCAGCGATCGTACCTTGGAACAGGAATGGATCTTGAAGGACCACACCGACTTGCTGCCGTAACGCTTTTAATTTAATATCACGGCTATCGTGTCCATCAATTTCTATCGATCCTTCACTGGGATCGTAAAAACGGGTAATCAGATTAATCGCAGTGCTTTTGCCCGCACCGCTATGTCCAACAAGCCCAATCATCTCACCCGCTTCCGCACGGAAAGTCACCCCGTTGAGTGCATTCTTTTCTGTGTCGTAAGAGAAATAGACATCCTTGAACTCAACCTCACCCTTGATATTTTCAAGGGTAATCGCATCTTTTTTATCGGCGACACTCGGGGGTGTATCTATGATTTCAAACACACGGTCGGCAGAAGTTGCAGCCCGGATGAAACGTTCGTTCATCTGACAGAGCGTGTAGACCGGTCTAAAGAACTGACCCATGAGTGCTTGGAACATCACAAGTTCACCAAGACTTAACTCACCACCGAAAATCTGCGAACCACCCACTAACCATATCAGGATCGTACCGGAGTAAATAATAAACTCCATAATCGGACGATACAACGTCCACAACTTTGCTGCATTCATTTCGCCTTCAAAGACCTGATATGTCTCTTCGTTGAATCGGTTCACTTCGTAGCGCTCGCGTGCGAAGGCTTTAACGACCCGGACCCCTGGAATGGTGCTTGCCAATATTGTACTAATATTCGCATACCGTTTCCAGAGCACCGAAAAGACTTTGCTCATCTTCTTCCCAAAAAAGATAGTGAAGAAAATGAGACAGGGCACAGGAATCAGCGTCCACGAAGCCAGTTTCCAATTCGTGAGAAACATGATGATGCAGATGTTAATGAGCGTAAATGAATCGCCGATGATGTCTTGTAAGCCGTTGGCAATGAAATCCCGAAGCCTTGCCACATCGCTTGTGATTCTTGACATCAGGTTACCGGTATCCCGCTGATTGTAAAAATCTAATGAAAGCGAGTTGAGGTGTTCATAAGTTTCGTTCCGAAGGCGGCGCGTGATATTCTGACCGACCCACGCCATCATATAGCCGCGGACAGCAGAAGCCCCCATAGCGAAAAGGCGGAAACCTGCCATGAGAAAAACAATCGTGAGCAGATGTCCCCAACTTCCAGCAACTGGCAGTGCGAACCAGCCCGAAATGCCCTCAACAATACCGCCAAGGCGCCCCCATGTCGGATCGGGGACCGGCTCACCGGTTGCAGTCAATGTGCCTCCGCTTATGGTCCGTTCTGCGGGGACAAGGATATTATCAACCATCTCCTGGCTAAGAACGCTTGGTAAAAGCGAAACAAACCGGATTATCATCATCAGTACGAGTGCAGGAACAGCAATGTGCCAGAAAGGGAACGAATATCTGATAAGGCGAAAGATGAGTTTCCGTTTTTCGACACAATTGACACAAACTCCTGACCAGCGTGGCAGTGGTTGTCCGCACTTTTCACACTTATGTTTGTTTTTTCCAAGTCCTTGCGGACGGTGCTTTTTCTCTTGTTCCGCTTCTGGATTCGCTTCCTTGATTAACGTCTCCAGTTCAGGAGTCGCCAATTCAAATTTCGGCGAGTAACGGCGCGAGTAGCGTGCGACTTCAATGGCTTTGTCCGACGTTCGGACCTTTAAGATGTTGTTTCCGTACATCTCAACGATTTCAACAGCCGAAACCGATGCAAGCGAAATTTCTTGGACCTGATGTTCTGGAGTGCCGTTCTGATTAAAAGCGATGAGCCGCCTATCGGTAGCAATCAACCAATCTTTGCCGTAGTTACCATCAAACTTCAGATCGGTTGAAACAGCGACTTTAATTTCTTCGCCATCCGCAAGCATAGTATGTGCCTGCCGCTCCAGTTCCTCGGGCACTTCTTCCATTGTGGTTAGCTCGTCGTCATCCAATTGTTTAAAGGCGGAACTTCCATTTGGCTTCTTTCGCATAAAATCCCGCCGCACACTGGATGACCTCGGCATTATCCCTCGCATAAATTAAAAACCCCCAAAGATTAAAGGCATGGTTTACTGCCTATATTAAACACTTAGGACATTTTATTTAACGAAGGTTTTAGAAAAAAGTTGAATTAAAAATGCAAAAAATACAGTAAAAACGTGGATAAAACCAAAATTAGGGGTTTAAATTACTAAAAACACTACTTTCTGGTCAATTTACGGGTTCGGTGGCGAGGTACAGATGAGGACCTCCATGGATTCATCTCCCGTGTTTTCAATGCCGTGTTCGCACCACGGGGGAAGATGGATGAACGTACCCGCCTCAACCGGAACTTTTTCACCGGCGAGGGTCATTACGCCTTTTCCTTTTAGAATGACATAGCACTCCTCAGTGTGATGACTCCCCGGTTCAAGAACGACATGCGGTGGCACAAAAAACATAACTAAACCCAAGTTTTGTGCAGGCGCGCTTGGGTTCGCTGGATGCACGACACGGACACCGATACCGTCGCAACCTGAATATTTCACAGGAACCCCGTCTTGAACTGTGACGACGTTTGCCTGGACCTGGTGTGCGGGTTTCGGAATAGGGGGTTCGCCTTGATACCCTTTAAACATCATAATCTTTGCCATTTTCTCTCCTTTTTAGTGGCTGTCGGAAACCGTTAGCCATCAGTAGTTGGAGGATAATTTACCAATCTCGTGTGTAGCCAGCGGTCCATCCGCCGTCTACCGTCAGGATATTACCGTTAATATAACTCGCGTCTGGCGAGACAAGAAAAAGCACCGCTGCTGCGATCTCCGTGGTACTCCCGGGTCTGCCGAGTGGAATATGTGATAGCAGACTCGCGGCGTTTTCTGTGTACGCCCCATCATCTCCGTAAAAGAGGGCTTCCGTGCCGCGGGTCAGTGTCGAACCTGGAGCGACAGCGTTAACCAAAATGCCTTCCGGTCCGAGTTCTAACGCCATAGAACGCGTCAGATTGGCGACCCCGGCTTTCGCGGCGACGTAAGCACTCTGTAAGCGCAAAGGCACTAACCCGGCGATGGAACTGATGTTAACAATTCTACCAATGGCATCCTCAGAACCAGATTTGCCATCTTGTTCAGCAGATATGTGGGCAAGGATATGTGGAATAACAGCACGACTCGTCGCAAAAACACCGGTAAGGTCTATCTCCAAAATGCGTTGCCAATCCTCAAGCGTATACTGATGAATTGGGACCCTATCGCTCCGCGTGTTAATTCCCGCATTGTTCACCAGAATCTCAATCTTACCAAAATGCGCCGCAATCTGATCGGCAGCAGACACCATCTCTGAGGCGTTAGATACATCACCTTCTACAAACAGACACGTCCCGCCGCTCTGTTGAATTTCTGTAGCAGTGTGCTTGCCTGCTTCTTTGTCTATATCAACAATTGCCACCTGCGCGCCGTTGTTAACCAAGGCATCCACAATCGCGCGACCGATGCCTTGCGCACCACCTGTAACAACCGCAACCTTTCCTTCAAGTGCAACCTTCATAGTATTCTCCTCACAAATGTTCACAATTACGATAAGCGCGGTTAAGAAACTGTGCCTACTGATTGCCAACCGCCAAATCAACTAAGCATTACGTGATTCTTGAATTCTGCGAAAACCAGCAAGACCAAAAAACAACAAAACAATCACACCCGTCCCGCTGGCAATACCGATTGCCGAAGCACTACCGAGCGCAGCAGGCAGATAACCACAAAACAGCGCGATCGTTGCGACAGTGAGACTATAAGGCAACTGCGTTCTGACATGGTGTAATGGATCACAACTACTGGCGATAGAACTGAGAATCGTTGTATCAGAAAGCGGCGAACAGTGATCCCCAAAAATCGCACCATCTAACACCGCGCCAAGGCAAATAACTGTCGTTAGACCATAACTTCCGTTGTCGAGCGAGAATGCCACGGGAATAGCCGTCGGAATTAGGATTGCCATCGTCCCCCAACTCGTGCCGGTCGCGAAAGAGGTCACAGAGGCACAAACAAAGACGAAAATCGGAAACCAGAGTGGGGAAACAACATCACTCAGCATTGTCGCAAGAAATTGACCCGTCATCAATCTATCGCAACTCGCTTTTAACCCCCACGCCAATAACAGAATGCTCAACGGTGTGAGACTCCCCTTCACACCACCCCAGATGACCGGAACGATCTCTGAGAACTGCAGTTTCGAGAGCCAGCGCGCACAGACGATTGCCAGAACAAATGCACTTGCGGCGGCACATGCGAGAATCTTGACATTATCTGCTGCTGATAGGGCATCTCGCCAAGCCGTGAGTGAGAGAATAGATCCCGTCCCCTTGCCATCTATCCAGAAACCCCCTAAGAGCAGCCCAAAAAGTGCTAAGAGCGGCAAAACTGCTGATAAGGGTTGGACAACGGCGTTTGGCAAACTGGTAAAGGATGCGGCGTGTCCGAGTGCCTCGGCATCTGAAGCGGCAACATCTCCTGTCTCTCGTGCGCGGGTCTCTGCTTTGTGCATCGCGCCGTAATCTTTACCACTAATCGCATTGATGATAACAAAGATAATCGTCAGAATGCAGTAAAACCGAAAACCGAGGGCATCGAAGAACATCGAATATCCATCACGGTCAAGTCCGATTGTCTCCGCGACATCGTTAAAGAGACCGACTTCATAACCGATCCAAGTGCTAACAAATGCTAGGCCCGCAATCGGCGCGCTGGTCGAATCCACAAGAAACGCCAACTTTTCACGACTGACGCGATGGTGGTCAGTGAGCGGACGCATCGTAGGTCCGACAATCATGGCATTGGAGTAATCGCCAATAAAGATAACAATTCCCATCAAACCCGTGATAAATTGCGCAGACTTCGGTCCCTTCGCAAATCGAGAGAGCCACACAACAACACCACTGATACCGCCAGAGGCGACGACTATGGAGATCGTCGCCATGATAAGACAAACGAACAGAACGACCCAGAAATTGAAGAGGTCCACCCCGTCGTTTCCGATGCTCACCGCACGGACGAACCAGATGACTTCGGTTAAAAAGCCGGTTGGCGTGAAGTGTTGTTGATACCACGCCAGCACAATTCCGGCACCGACGGCTATACAGAGACTCGGAAACAGTCGGGTCGTCAGAATTGCCAACGTAACGGCAAGTAAGGGTGGGATGACGCTGTACCAGACAAGGGTCTCCGCACTGCTTACCTGCTCTGCCCGCCACTTAAAAACAAAACAGATTCCGAAAAAAATTAAAAAGCCGATCCCATACTTCAACTTAGAATTCATACGAGTATTGGGTATACCTCTTTTTCGGCGTACAAGATTTATACATTGTAGATTGCATGCATAATAGCAGTTTCCAACACAACTCGCAAGCCAAAACTACTACAAAACCCTTGACACCCGCATTATATGTCAACTATAATTCCCTTAAATCGTTAGAAAGATAGGAATGAATTGTGATGAACAGCAGAGCACCGAAAGTTACCGTCGTCGGGAGCCTGAATATCGATCTCGTGTGCCACGCAACACAACGACCCAAAAAAGGGGAAACGCTCATCGGCGATGCCTTTGATATTTTCACGGGCGGAAAAGGATTTAATCAGGCAACAGCTGCTGCACGACTGGGTGCTGAGGTCACGCTCGTCGGAAGTGTCGGTGCGGATCCTTTCGGGGAGATGCTGCTCATTGCGACTGAAAATGAAGGTATTGACAATAGGTTTGTCAGAAAGTGTACCGATACCGGGACGGGGGTTGCAACGATTGTGGTTGAACCCGATGGCGATAATAGCATCATCGTCGTGCCACAGGCAAACATGGCACTGACAACAACAGATATAGACGCTGCCGCTGATGTCATCGCAGATGCCGATGTGCTTCTCCTGCAATTAGAGACGCCGATTGCGGCCTCTGAACACGCCGCAGCGATCGCCAAAGCACACGACACAACGGTAATATTAAACCCGGCACCCGCACAACCATTGCCGGATAGTCTGTTGAGATATGTTGATATCCTTACGCCGAACGAGTCCGAAACCGAACTACTATCGGAAATGCAGGTAAGCAACGACGAAGAGGCACGCAACGCAGCAGCGGTACTCCGCGCTCGCATGACGGACACAGAAACATCCACTGTCGTACTAACGCTTGGAGAACGAGGCGCATTGATGCTAACAGCCACCATATCCGAACGCGTTCCTGCATACGCTGTTGAGGCTGTAGATACAACGGGAG is a window from the Candidatus Poribacteria bacterium genome containing:
- a CDS encoding RNA-guided endonuclease TnpB family protein, coding for MYTTLYKLFRAPRNRNLKRKTWIAHTIWNYFLGWQRTRYALGLPYLSYKEMSREFTILRKSHPDMFAHWRELDSWAARQVLKRLDEGYQRLFKKIAKRPPKFRSFRKPYSFTMCPSGYKFADPVAGDKGFGIYNDHVTIMGRTYRFNLSRPIFGNIKTVTIKEDALGDFYMSVVTNHVQSHIKPMTGHAAGFDMGIKTMLTCSNGRPYESPHFYTESVNEVRTANRQLSTKQRGSQNRERARQHHARMHRKVARQREDHHWKLALELVRRFDVLFFETLNLDGMKRLWGRKVSDIGFYAFLEKVKWQAKKRGKRVECIDQWQPTTPICHVCDTCVSLELSDRTWTCEHCNTHHDRDINAAINILKVGASTFGLENVRLAIASCP
- a CDS encoding phytanoyl-CoA dioxygenase family protein, with amino-acid sequence MAYLTAEDKAFFKENGYLVVRGAVEPEVVDTALDKIWESLDEDRNDPVSWIRKGYRTVPVGGEDVIRGTIYGNRVFAMGEELVGKDRLNTGGGAGPHINFPDPDREWREPRGHLDGYHTPTNGVPKGVVGSFTLGATAYLDTVEKQGGGFTVWPGSHRIWAEYFRHHDLDSLPGGVAPFDLGPSYEFTGEAGDVCFWHHQMSHTAGPNCGRRVRIALIGRYRRKDLDQIKFETPDDMWKYWDGIS
- a CDS encoding mandelate racemase, which gives rise to MENVRIERIEWARLTGERPRKAGCNSRLGEHGLHVRPPIARITTTDGVSGFGFSPISPEKAAAIVGFQLSEAFDAESGVTEAFRILEYPIWDLVGKLAQKPVYAMLSGENGAFRAPCYDTSLYIDDLHLNDNAEAATLIASEALEGRARGHNAYKIKVGRGAMHMPLDKGTQRDIDVIRAVREAVGTDATILIDANNGYNLNLTKQVLGGAADANVYWMEEAFHEDARVYGILKEWLNAEGLETRIADGEGGASPHLVDWAKDGLIDIVQYDIFYPGFSRWLELGPELDASDVGTAPHHYGGHYGNYVSCHLSAKVERFEFVEWDHATTPGLDDSGYSISNGYVNVPEDPGFGLNLEETPYQKAREENGFEVRA
- a CDS encoding DUF1854 domain-containing protein — translated: MQEAIKITDEVEFLEAAKIKIARNSFEELTVELPDGTTYTNVEAIRSFPLTDSNKYISLLDSEEKEIGIIQDIKQLPRESEKVLRSELQKRYFLPKITKIHSLDGEFGVTQWVVETNRGPVTFGMRTRYDVVSLENGRVLIKDADGNRYEIENYHRLDPDSIALLETQL
- a CDS encoding ABC transporter ATP-binding protein, which produces MRKKPNGSSAFKQLDDDELTTMEEVPEELERQAHTMLADGEEIKVAVSTDLKFDGNYGKDWLIATDRRLIAFNQNGTPEHQVQEISLASVSAVEIVEMYGNNILKVRTSDKAIEVARYSRRYSPKFELATPELETLIKEANPEAEQEKKHRPQGLGKNKHKCEKCGQPLPRWSGVCVNCVEKRKLIFRLIRYSFPFWHIAVPALVLMMIIRFVSLLPSVLSQEMVDNILVPAERTISGGTLTATGEPVPDPTWGRLGGIVEGISGWFALPVAGSWGHLLTIVFLMAGFRLFAMGASAVRGYMMAWVGQNITRRLRNETYEHLNSLSLDFYNQRDTGNLMSRITSDVARLRDFIANGLQDIIGDSFTLINICIIMFLTNWKLASWTLIPVPCLIFFTIFFGKKMSKVFSVLWKRYANISTILASTIPGVRVVKAFARERYEVNRFNEETYQVFEGEMNAAKLWTLYRPIMEFIIYSGTILIWLVGGSQIFGGELSLGELVMFQALMGQFFRPVYTLCQMNERFIRAATSADRVFEIIDTPPSVADKKDAITLENIKGEVEFKDVYFSYDTEKNALNGVTFRAEAGEMIGLVGHSGAGKSTAINLITRFYDPSEGSIEIDGHDSRDIKLKALRQQVGVVLQDPFLFQGTIAENIGYSKPGATRHEIIAAAKAANAHEFIVKFPDGYDTMVGERGARVSGGERQRISIARAILKNPRILILDEATSSVDTETESNIQEALERLIRGRTVFAIAHRLSTLKYADRLVVLKDGKVDEIGTHEELLAKDGTYAGLCEKQMELSKIRAL
- a CDS encoding cupin domain-containing protein, with the translated sequence MAKIMMFKGYQGEPPIPKPAHQVQANVVTVQDGVPVKYSGCDGIGVRVVHPANPSAPAQNLGLVMFFVPPHVVLEPGSHHTEECYVILKGKGVMTLAGEKVPVEAGTFIHLPPWCEHGIENTGDESMEVLICTSPPNP
- a CDS encoding SDR family NAD(P)-dependent oxidoreductase; this encodes MKVALEGKVAVVTGGAQGIGRAIVDALVNNGAQVAIVDIDKEAGKHTATEIQQSGGTCLFVEGDVSNASEMVSAADQIAAHFGKIEILVNNAGINTRSDRVPIHQYTLEDWQRILEIDLTGVFATSRAVIPHILAHISAEQDGKSGSEDAIGRIVNISSIAGLVPLRLQSAYVAAKAGVANLTRSMALELGPEGILVNAVAPGSTLTRGTEALFYGDDGAYTENAASLLSHIPLGRPGSTTEIAAAVLFLVSPDASYINGNILTVDGGWTAGYTRDW
- a CDS encoding Na+/H+ antiporter NhaC family protein, translating into MRPLTDHHRVSREKLAFLVDSTSAPIAGLAFVSTWIGYEVGLFNDVAETIGLDRDGYSMFFDALGFRFYCILTIIFVIINAISGKDYGAMHKAETRARETGDVAASDAEALGHAASFTSLPNAVVQPLSAVLPLLALFGLLLGGFWIDGKGTGSILSLTAWRDALSAADNVKILACAAASAFVLAIVCARWLSKLQFSEIVPVIWGGVKGSLTPLSILLLAWGLKASCDRLMTGQFLATMLSDVVSPLWFPIFVFVCASVTSFATGTSWGTMAILIPTAIPVAFSLDNGSYGLTTVICLGAVLDGAIFGDHCSPLSDTTILSSIASSCDPLHHVRTQLPYSLTVATIALFCGYLPAALGSASAIGIASGTGVIVLLFFGLAGFRRIQESRNA
- the rbsK gene encoding ribokinase, whose product is MNSRAPKVTVVGSLNIDLVCHATQRPKKGETLIGDAFDIFTGGKGFNQATAAARLGAEVTLVGSVGADPFGEMLLIATENEGIDNRFVRKCTDTGTGVATIVVEPDGDNSIIVVPQANMALTTTDIDAAADVIADADVLLLQLETPIAASEHAAAIAKAHDTTVILNPAPAQPLPDSLLRYVDILTPNESETELLSEMQVSNDEEARNAAAVLRARMTDTETSTVVLTLGERGALMLTATISERVPAYAVEAVDTTGAGDAFCGALATALASGETLHTAIAFANAAGAAAVTVVGATPSMPTRAKVDLLMS